CCCCCTGCCGTAGGGAGCTGCCAGCGCTCGAACAAGCGCAAAAGTCGTTCGATTCAACAAAACTCGAGATCGCCGCAGTTTCTGTCGACACCGCCGGCAAGGCGACGATCGAAGGATTCCTCAATCGTCTTGGCGTCAAAAATCTGCAAATATTTCTGGACCCCGCTGGCCGCATCGCGGAACGCGCCAATCGAGAAACTGGCGCGCCACTTCCACTTTATGGTATGCCGATAACCTATGTGATCGACCGAAACGGTATGGTCCGCGGCTATATCACAGGTGAAGTTGATTGGCTGTCGTCCGACGCGACCGCGTTTCTAAATTATTTCATCGACAGCTGACCTTGTCACTTTCGGTCGCATATCGGTCGCTCGCAGCGGCGGACGTTTGAGATCATCGTCTGAAGCGCCTTCTTGCCGGGCCAACCAGCAAATCCAAACCCGGCGATGGCGAAAGAGGGAGTCATTGAGACGCCAAGGCTGGCGGTAAGTTCGGCTTGGCGCCGCAACACGCCCCCAACGACGGCGCTGTCGGCTGATTCTTCGACTTTCGCTGGATCGAGAGCCATGTCGCGCGCGACCGCGAGCGCGGAAACGCCGTCGCTTTGGCCGCGCTTGGTGAACATTCGCTGATGAAATGCGGCGGCGACCGGGGGACCGTATAGCCGCAGAACCGCCTGCTGGACCTTTGCAGCCTGAACAGAGCCGACGGAAAGTATGGGACTGTTGACGAGACCGAGCTTCACGTCCGGATTCGCGGCAATTATTTCTTCGATCTCATGGGCCGC
The window above is part of the Methylocystis echinoides genome. Proteins encoded here:
- a CDS encoding DsbA family protein — its product is MFATGITCRRETLGQYRKSGAARPTRRGVLALLGALLPAVTSTLADAGPNPAARADGVTLPELFPIPSNLYPSSLPGIIRQGAGSAEIEIYEFFDYNCAYCKKAAHEIEEIIAANPDVKLGLVNSPILSVGSVQAAKVQQAVLRLYGPPVAAAFHQRMFTKRGQSDGVSALAVARDMALDPAKVEESADSAVVGGVLRRQAELTASLGVSMTPSFAIAGFGFAGWPGKKALQTMISNVRRCERPICDRK
- a CDS encoding TlpA disulfide reductase family protein, translated to PCRRELPALEQAQKSFDSTKLEIAAVSVDTAGKATIEGFLNRLGVKNLQIFLDPAGRIAERANRETGAPLPLYGMPITYVIDRNGMVRGYITGEVDWLSSDATAFLNYFIDS